The genomic window TCTTGCGAAGAGAGTAATAGTGCAGGTATTCCCCTGAAGTTGTTGAGCCTGATTGACCCCTCAGAGCCCCTTTTTGATCGAAATGGCTGGCATCCTTTGGTGATTTACCATCGTGTCAATGTCCTAATTGGTCGGCCCCACTGGGTCAAGACCTCAGAGCGACAGCACTACCGAGGCAAGGATGCCAAAACTGTTGTGGCTGATTTGACTCACTACTGCCACACAGAAATTGACCAATTACTCGCTCAGGGTTGCTATTACAGCTAAATTGAGTGGCTAACACTTCCATACCCAATCGAATTATTGATTTCAACCTCCTTGAGAAAATGCAGGAAGTCAAGAGCCAAATCTGTTTTCTGACACCCAAACGCCTGAATCCTCACCATTCCCTGTTTGTGTTCCTCCCAGGTATGGATGGTACAGGCCAACTTTTGCGATCGCAGACCTCAAGTCTAGAAACCAGCTTTGATATTCGCTGCTTAGCTATTCCCCCCACCGACTTAACTAACTGGGAGATTTTAGCCGCAAAGGTGATTGATTTAATTCAAGAGGAAATCGCCAAGCAGAAGCAGCCACGCCCCGTCTATCTTTGCGGCGAATCTTTTGGGGGTTGTTTAGCCCTTCAGGTCGCCACTCAAGCACCAAAGCTTTTTGATCGCCTAATTCTTGTTAATCCAGCCTCGTCCTTTAAGCGGCGGCCTTGGATTCAATGGGGTTCCTCTCTGGCCCGTTGGTTGCCAGAACCTTGGTATCAAGTATCCTCAGTCGGGTTGCTACCATTTCTAGCTTCCTTTGGACGTATCTTGCCGGAAGATCGCCATGCCCTACTCGAAGCTGTTCAATCAGTCCCGCAAAAAACCTCTATCTGGCGTCTTTCCCTCCTAAATGAGTTTGAGATCGAGGACAAGCGGCTGCGTTGCGTCACCCAACCCGTTTTGCTCTTGGGTAGTGCCGCCGATCGCCTCTTACCTTCCCTAGCAGAAGTCGAGCGGTTAGCTGAGATTTTACCCAACGTCACCAGCGTTGTTTTACCAGATAGTGGTCACGCTTGCCTGTTAGAAGCAGATATCAATCTCTATGAAATTATGCGTCAACACAATTTTTTGGCGCATCCAGATCACCTAAGTTTGCCTAGCCCCACTTAAGAGATTGAAGTTCATATGAAGTTCATAGTATGCGAGGATTGAGGCAGACTAGACTGCGCCCTCATCTAAATGCATTGCCAAACTCTCTAGGTACATTGCTAGACACAAGCAGAATCAGGAGTCCATCACCGCGATCGCATCAATTCAAGACCTAGTTTCAAGCATTGGTGTGACTCTCAAACCCACGTCATCCTGAAGGGAAAATAGAACTATGATGCCAACCCGCTTTTATCTAAAGTGCGATTTTTTGGTAAATCCCTTCTGGAACTCGCAAACTCTGACCAACAGTCGCTAGAATGATGGA from Trichocoleus desertorum ATA4-8-CV12 includes these protein-coding regions:
- a CDS encoding alpha/beta hydrolase; its protein translation is MQEVKSQICFLTPKRLNPHHSLFVFLPGMDGTGQLLRSQTSSLETSFDIRCLAIPPTDLTNWEILAAKVIDLIQEEIAKQKQPRPVYLCGESFGGCLALQVATQAPKLFDRLILVNPASSFKRRPWIQWGSSLARWLPEPWYQVSSVGLLPFLASFGRILPEDRHALLEAVQSVPQKTSIWRLSLLNEFEIEDKRLRCVTQPVLLLGSAADRLLPSLAEVERLAEILPNVTSVVLPDSGHACLLEADINLYEIMRQHNFLAHPDHLSLPSPT